The following DNA comes from Phytohabitans rumicis.
CTCCTCACCCCGTCCCCTCCATCCCTCTCCCTGCGTCGATCAAGGACTTCCTCGTCGATCAAGGGCATATGGTCGTGCTTTGATCTCTAATCCACGGCCGTTTGCCCTTGATCGACGCGAAAGTCCTTGATCGACGCAGGGTGCGGGTCGTGGGTGGGGTGGCGGCGGTCCTGGGGTGTGCGCCTGCCCCCAGAAGGGGACCCCTATTGGGTGTTCGCGCGTGAGGAGGGCGCCCCTATACCTGCGTGGGCGGGTGTAGGGGCGCCCTCCTCAGGGTCCGCACCCCATAGGGGCCCCTTTTGGTGGGCGGGGCGGGCGGCGAGGCCGCTCGAATCAAGATCTGCGCAATGTCCCGGAAACTGCTGCCTCAGCGACCCTAGGAAGCAGCAATGTCCCCGACATTGCCTCCGGAGGGCCGGCCCAGTGTCGGGGCTCGCACACCGCCTCGGCGCCGAACGCAGGGCGCCTCGCCCGCGCCAACCGTGGGCCGCACCCCGCCACCCTCGGCACGGGTGGGCCGCCACGCTCAAGCGCCCACGCCCGGCACCCAACCCGCTCCGCCCGCGCCGTCGATCAAGGACTTTCGCGTCGATCAAGGGCAAACGGCCGTGGATTAGAGATCAAAGCACGACCATATGCCCTTGATCGACGGCGCGGGGCCGAGGCCCGGGCGCGAGCCGGGCGCGGGCGCGGGCCGGGCGCGGGCGCGGGCCGGGCGCGGGCGCGAGCCGGGCGCGGGCGCGAGCCGGGCGCGGGCGCGAGCCGGGCGCGGGCGCGGGCTGGATATAGGGGCGGGAGTTGAGGGCTACGCCGATCGTGGGCTTTCGGCGGGGACGGAGTGGCGCGGTTGGGAGGCGGCGGCCGGGGTGAACGGCGGAGCCGCCAGCGGAGGAAGCGTGATGGTGAACGTCGTGCCCACGCCCAGTTCGCTCGCCACCGTGATGGTGCCGCCGTGGTCGGTCACGATCTGGCGGGCGATCGCCAACCCCAGCCCGCTCCCGCCCGTACGGCGGCCACGCGCCGAGTCGGCCCGCCAGAATCGGTCGAAGACGTACGGCAGTGAGCGTGCCGCGATGCCCGTCCCCGTGTCGGCCACCCGCACGACCACGGAGGGGCCGACCGGCGCCGCCGCCAGCGTCACGCTCCCGCCCGCGGGGGTGGCGCGCAGCGCGTTCGTCACCAGGTTGCCGAGCACCTGCCGGAGCCGGTCCGGGTCGGCGTGCACCAGGACGGGCGACACGGCGGCCACGACCAGCCGTACGCCCGCGGACTCCGCCACGGCGTGGTGCGCGGCCCGGCTGGTCTCCATCAGTTCGGCCAGGTCGATGACGGTCCGGTGGTAGTTCAGCGTCCCCGCCTCGGCCAGCGCCAAGTCTTGCAGGTCGTTGACGATGCGCTGCTGGAGCACCGCCTCCTCGTGCAGTGACGCGAAGAGGTCGACGTCCGGCGCGATCACGCCGTCCTTGAGCGCCTCCAGGTAGCCGCGCAGGTTCGCCAGCGGCGTACGCAGCTCGTGGGCGACGTCGGCGACCAGCCGGCGCTGGCGTTCTTCGCCGCGTTGCAGCGAGTCGGCCATCCGGTTGAACGACCGCCCGAGCTCCGCCACCTCGTCGCTCCCGACGACGGCGACGCGGCTGCTCAGGTCGCCCTTGCCGAGCCGGCCCGCCGCCTCGGTGAGCCGCGCGATCGGGCGTAGCACCCGGCGGCTGAGCAGCGCCGTACCCGCGATGGCCAGGACCGCGACGCCGGCCGCGGCGGCGAGCATCGGCCCGGCCTGCAGCGGCGACTGCTGTTCGCCGACCACTCCGATGGTGACCCGCAGCGGCACGGCCGCCACGTCGCTGATCTGGTCGGTGAACACGCGCGCCAGGCAGGTGCTCAGCGGCTCGAATTCCACGCCGGCGTGGCACGCCTCGATCCGCTGCTGGTCCACCGCCAGGTCGCGGCCGGGCTCGCGGGCCCGTTCCTGGCAGTCGGCCTCGGCCGTCTTGTCGGTGCCGGCGGCCGCCGCGAACCCCGGGACGCCCAGCGCGCCACTCGTCATCGTGACGTCGTACCCGCTACGGGTGAGGCAGGCCGCGAACCGCACCCCCAAGCGGTACACGGTGATCGATTTGAGCACGGAGCCCGACGGGTCACCGTTGGTTGGCAGGGTGATGGTTGGGCGCGGGTCGACCAGCGTCACATCGCTGCCCAGCGGGCGCGCGGTTCGGCCGTCGAGCTGGTCGGTGTCCGACACCACGACGCCGGTCTCGCTGGCCAGGTGGATCCGCTCGCCGGTCTGCTGCCCCAGGTCGATGACCGTGGATGGCACGCCTTCCCACGTGCCGTGCCGCTGCCCGTACGACAGCAGCTGGTCGTGGACCAGCTGGACCACGCGCTGGTCGGCCCGGTCCGACTCGGTGATCTGCTGCGACGCCTGGCGCAGCGTCAGCCAGGCGGTCGCCCCGATGGCGGTGACCGCCACCAGCATGACCAGCGCCAGGACCCGCAGGCGAAAGCTCAAGAGTCCGCCAGGCGATATCCCCGCCCGTAGACGGTCTGCACGTACCGCGGCTCGGCGGCGTCCTCCTCGATCTTGCGGCGCAGGTTCATCACGTGCGCGTCCACCGTGCGCTCCAACACGTAGTGATCGAACCCGAACGCACGGTCGATGATCTGCGCCCGGGTGAAGGCCCGCCCCGGCTCGGCCGCCAGCACCTCCAGGATCCCGAACTCCTTCGCCGTCAACACGATCGGCCGCCCCGCCACGCGTACCTCAAATCGGCCTGGATCGATCTCCAGGTCGCCGACGCGCAGCACCGCGTGGTTGCCGGCGCTCACCGCGCCGGCACGGCGGAGCAGCGCGCGCACGCGCGCGGCCAGCTCGCGCGGGCTGTACGGCTTGGTGATGTAGTCATCCGCCCCGATGTCGAGGCCCAGCAGCACGTCCTCTTCGGTGGTCCGGGCGGTCAGCAGCAGGATCGGCACGTCTGATTCGCCGCGCAGGATCCGGCACACGTCCAGCCCGTCCACCAGCGGCATCATCACGTCGAGCACCACCAGGTCGGGCCGGCGCGTCCGGCACTGCTCCAGCGCGGCCCGGCCGTCGCCGACGAGCAACACGCTGTGACCCTCCCGCTCCAGGTAGACCCGGACCAGGTTGGCCTGCTTGGGGTCGTCCTCGGCGACCAGGATCCGCGCGCTCATGGTGTTCCATACTGCATGCTGATGCGGTGAAGATGCAGTGAAGAACGGCAGACAGACGGCTTCTTCAATGGTTCTTCATAAGCACGTTCGTACCTTCCAGATATGAAAAGCGTCGTTGTCGCGGCCCTCGCCGCCGTCGTGGGCGGGCTCCTGATCGCAACCGCCGGCTACGCGATTGGTGATAATTCGGGTACGCCCGCCGCCTGGTCCGGGGCTTCGAGCGA
Coding sequences within:
- a CDS encoding sensor histidine kinase, which translates into the protein MSFRLRVLALVMLVAVTAIGATAWLTLRQASQQITESDRADQRVVQLVHDQLLSYGQRHGTWEGVPSTVIDLGQQTGERIHLASETGVVVSDTDQLDGRTARPLGSDVTLVDPRPTITLPTNGDPSGSVLKSITVYRLGVRFAACLTRSGYDVTMTSGALGVPGFAAAAGTDKTAEADCQERAREPGRDLAVDQQRIEACHAGVEFEPLSTCLARVFTDQISDVAAVPLRVTIGVVGEQQSPLQAGPMLAAAAGVAVLAIAGTALLSRRVLRPIARLTEAAGRLGKGDLSSRVAVVGSDEVAELGRSFNRMADSLQRGEERQRRLVADVAHELRTPLANLRGYLEALKDGVIAPDVDLFASLHEEAVLQQRIVNDLQDLALAEAGTLNYHRTVIDLAELMETSRAAHHAVAESAGVRLVVAAVSPVLVHADPDRLRQVLGNLVTNALRATPAGGSVTLAAAPVGPSVVVRVADTGTGIAARSLPYVFDRFWRADSARGRRTGGSGLGLAIARQIVTDHGGTITVASELGVGTTFTITLPPLAAPPFTPAAASQPRHSVPAESPRSA
- a CDS encoding response regulator transcription factor → MSARILVAEDDPKQANLVRVYLEREGHSVLLVGDGRAALEQCRTRRPDLVVLDVMMPLVDGLDVCRILRGESDVPILLLTARTTEEDVLLGLDIGADDYITKPYSPRELAARVRALLRRAGAVSAGNHAVLRVGDLEIDPGRFEVRVAGRPIVLTAKEFGILEVLAAEPGRAFTRAQIIDRAFGFDHYVLERTVDAHVMNLRRKIEEDAAEPRYVQTVYGRGYRLADS